From Sparus aurata chromosome 9, fSpaAur1.1, whole genome shotgun sequence, a single genomic window includes:
- the LOC115588046 gene encoding muscleblind-like protein 2a isoform X1, whose amino-acid sequence MALNISSVRDTKWLTLEVCRQFQRGNCSRSDEECKFAHPPKSCQVENGRVIACFDSLKGRCSRENCKYLHPPSHLKTQLEINGRNNLIQQKTAAAVLAQQMQLMIPGPSLQPVGLGTNTGLCYGSYMSPLSHGVSLVQTDNLPSTPVLVPGSPPITVQSSSSSSCSSSPSQKLQRTDKLEVCREFQRGTCARGETDCRFAHPSDSPMIDTTDNTVTVCMDYIKSRCSREKCKYFHPPAHLQAKIKTSQQQVSQTAVAAQAAAVTQSTAKAMKRSLEATVDLGFPHSVLQPLPKRPALEKSSWASSLLSPSFLHYQQALANAQLQQSTAAFYPAGSVFCMTPANSMDHPQVTTGSRSQCCRVAAVKDPKQLLCKYSVNTTHNLQQAAC is encoded by the exons ATGGCGTTGAACATTTCTTCAGTAAGAGACACGAAATGGCTAACTCTGGAAGTCTGTCGACAGTTTCAGCGAGGAAACTGTTCACGTAGTGATGAGGAATGCAAATTTGCTCATCCACCGAAGAGCTGCCAAGTTGAAAATGGGAGGGTTATCGCCTGCTTTGACTCACTGAAG GGCCGCTGCTCAAGAGAAAACTGCAAGTATCTTCATCCACCTTCACACTTAAAAACCCAGTTAGAGATAAACGGACGCAACAATCTTATCCAGcagaagacagcagcagccgTGCTGGCCCAACAGATGCAGCTCATGATCCCAGGACCCAGCCTGCAGCCTGTG GGTCTTGGCACGAATACTGGTCTTTGTTATGGATCATACATGTCACCGTTGAGCCATGGAGTGAGCCTCGTCCAGACAGACAACCTCCCTAGCACCCCGGTTCTTGTTCCAGGGAGCCCACCTATCACAGTCCAGagttcctcctcttcttcatgttCCTCTTCCCCCTCACAGAAGCTGCAGCGTACAGACAAACTAGAG GTGTGCCGCGAGTTTCAGCGTGGAACCTGTGCAAGAGGGGAGACAGATTGCCGTTTTGCTCATCCGAGTGACAGTCCAATGATTGACACCACTGataacactgtcactgtgtgcatgGACTACATCAAGAGCCGCTGCTCCAGGGAGAAGTGCAAGTATTTTCACCCGCCTGCACATTTGCAGGCCAAAATCAAAACCAGTCAACAGCAAGTCAGTCAGACAGCCGTGGCAGCCCAGGCTGCAGCAGTG ACTCAGTCGACTGCCAAAGCAATGAAGCGATCCCTCGAGGCAACTGTAGACCTG GGCTTTCCCCACAGTGTCCTGCAACCCCTACCAAAGAGACCAGCACTTGAGAAGAGCAGCTGGGCCAGCTCTCTCCTCAGCCCCAGTTTTTTGCACTACCAACAGGCTCTGGCCAAcgcacagctgcagcagtccaCTGCTGCATTTTATCCTGCAG GTTCTGTCTTTTGCATGACTCCCGCGAACAGCATGG ATCATCCTCAAGTAACCACCGGGAGCAGAAGTCAGTGTTGCCGTGTTGCTGCTGTCAAAGACCCCAAACAACTGCTCTGTAAATACTCTGTTAACACCACACACAACCTACAACAAGCTGCATGCTGA
- the LOC115588046 gene encoding muscleblind-like protein 2a isoform X2, translated as MALNISSVRDTKWLTLEVCRQFQRGNCSRSDEECKFAHPPKSCQVENGRVIACFDSLKGRCSRENCKYLHPPSHLKTQLEINGRNNLIQQKTAAAVLAQQMQLMIPGPSLQPVGLGTNTGLCYGSYMSPLSHGVSLVQTDNLPSTPVLVPGSPPITVQSSSSSSCSSSPSQKLQRTDKLEVCREFQRGTCARGETDCRFAHPSDSPMIDTTDNTVTVCMDYIKSRCSREKCKYFHPPAHLQAKIKTSQQQVSQTAVAAQAAAVTQSTAKAMKRSLEATVDLGFPHSVLQPLPKRPALEKSSWASSLLSPSFLHYQQALANAQLQQSTAAFYPAGSVFCMTPANSMVPMMYSATPATVSAATSPATSVPYAATAPANQIILK; from the exons ATGGCGTTGAACATTTCTTCAGTAAGAGACACGAAATGGCTAACTCTGGAAGTCTGTCGACAGTTTCAGCGAGGAAACTGTTCACGTAGTGATGAGGAATGCAAATTTGCTCATCCACCGAAGAGCTGCCAAGTTGAAAATGGGAGGGTTATCGCCTGCTTTGACTCACTGAAG GGCCGCTGCTCAAGAGAAAACTGCAAGTATCTTCATCCACCTTCACACTTAAAAACCCAGTTAGAGATAAACGGACGCAACAATCTTATCCAGcagaagacagcagcagccgTGCTGGCCCAACAGATGCAGCTCATGATCCCAGGACCCAGCCTGCAGCCTGTG GGTCTTGGCACGAATACTGGTCTTTGTTATGGATCATACATGTCACCGTTGAGCCATGGAGTGAGCCTCGTCCAGACAGACAACCTCCCTAGCACCCCGGTTCTTGTTCCAGGGAGCCCACCTATCACAGTCCAGagttcctcctcttcttcatgttCCTCTTCCCCCTCACAGAAGCTGCAGCGTACAGACAAACTAGAG GTGTGCCGCGAGTTTCAGCGTGGAACCTGTGCAAGAGGGGAGACAGATTGCCGTTTTGCTCATCCGAGTGACAGTCCAATGATTGACACCACTGataacactgtcactgtgtgcatgGACTACATCAAGAGCCGCTGCTCCAGGGAGAAGTGCAAGTATTTTCACCCGCCTGCACATTTGCAGGCCAAAATCAAAACCAGTCAACAGCAAGTCAGTCAGACAGCCGTGGCAGCCCAGGCTGCAGCAGTG ACTCAGTCGACTGCCAAAGCAATGAAGCGATCCCTCGAGGCAACTGTAGACCTG GGCTTTCCCCACAGTGTCCTGCAACCCCTACCAAAGAGACCAGCACTTGAGAAGAGCAGCTGGGCCAGCTCTCTCCTCAGCCCCAGTTTTTTGCACTACCAACAGGCTCTGGCCAAcgcacagctgcagcagtccaCTGCTGCATTTTATCCTGCAG GTTCTGTCTTTTGCATGACTCCCGCGAACAGCATGG TCCCCATGATGTACAGTGCTACGCCTGCTACTGTCTCTGCAGCCACTTCTCCCGCCACAAGTGTCCCCTACGCAGCAACAGCGCCAGCCAATCAG ATCATCCTCAAGTAA
- the LOC115588046 gene encoding muscleblind-like protein 2a isoform X4 — protein sequence MALNISSVRDTKWLTLEVCRQFQRGNCSRSDEECKFAHPPKSCQVENGRVIACFDSLKGRCSRENCKYLHPPSHLKTQLEINGRNNLIQQKTAAAVLAQQMQLMIPGPSLQPVGLGTNTGLCYGSYMSPLSHGVSLVQTDNLPSTPVLVPGSPPITVQSSSSSSCSSSPSQKLQRTDKLEVCREFQRGTCARGETDCRFAHPSDSPMIDTTDNTVTVCMDYIKSRCSREKCKYFHPPAHLQAKIKTSQQQVSQTAVAAQAAAVGFPHSVLQPLPKRPALEKSSWASSLLSPSFLHYQQALANAQLQQSTAAFYPAGSVFCMTPANSMVPMMYSATPATVSAATSPATSVPYAATAPANQIILK from the exons ATGGCGTTGAACATTTCTTCAGTAAGAGACACGAAATGGCTAACTCTGGAAGTCTGTCGACAGTTTCAGCGAGGAAACTGTTCACGTAGTGATGAGGAATGCAAATTTGCTCATCCACCGAAGAGCTGCCAAGTTGAAAATGGGAGGGTTATCGCCTGCTTTGACTCACTGAAG GGCCGCTGCTCAAGAGAAAACTGCAAGTATCTTCATCCACCTTCACACTTAAAAACCCAGTTAGAGATAAACGGACGCAACAATCTTATCCAGcagaagacagcagcagccgTGCTGGCCCAACAGATGCAGCTCATGATCCCAGGACCCAGCCTGCAGCCTGTG GGTCTTGGCACGAATACTGGTCTTTGTTATGGATCATACATGTCACCGTTGAGCCATGGAGTGAGCCTCGTCCAGACAGACAACCTCCCTAGCACCCCGGTTCTTGTTCCAGGGAGCCCACCTATCACAGTCCAGagttcctcctcttcttcatgttCCTCTTCCCCCTCACAGAAGCTGCAGCGTACAGACAAACTAGAG GTGTGCCGCGAGTTTCAGCGTGGAACCTGTGCAAGAGGGGAGACAGATTGCCGTTTTGCTCATCCGAGTGACAGTCCAATGATTGACACCACTGataacactgtcactgtgtgcatgGACTACATCAAGAGCCGCTGCTCCAGGGAGAAGTGCAAGTATTTTCACCCGCCTGCACATTTGCAGGCCAAAATCAAAACCAGTCAACAGCAAGTCAGTCAGACAGCCGTGGCAGCCCAGGCTGCAGCAGTG GGCTTTCCCCACAGTGTCCTGCAACCCCTACCAAAGAGACCAGCACTTGAGAAGAGCAGCTGGGCCAGCTCTCTCCTCAGCCCCAGTTTTTTGCACTACCAACAGGCTCTGGCCAAcgcacagctgcagcagtccaCTGCTGCATTTTATCCTGCAG GTTCTGTCTTTTGCATGACTCCCGCGAACAGCATGG TCCCCATGATGTACAGTGCTACGCCTGCTACTGTCTCTGCAGCCACTTCTCCCGCCACAAGTGTCCCCTACGCAGCAACAGCGCCAGCCAATCAG ATCATCCTCAAGTAA
- the LOC115588046 gene encoding muscleblind-like protein 2a isoform X3 — translation MALNISSVRDTKWLTLEVCRQFQRGNCSRSDEECKFAHPPKSCQVENGRVIACFDSLKGRCSRENCKYLHPPSHLKTQLEINGRNNLIQQKTAAAVLAQQMQLMIPGPSLQPVGLGTNTGLCYGSYMSPLSHGVSLVQTDNLPSTPVLVPGSPPITVQSSSSSSCSSSPSQKLQRTDKLEVCREFQRGTCARGETDCRFAHPSDSPMIDTTDNTVTVCMDYIKSRCSREKCKYFHPPAHLQAKIKTSQQQVSQTAVAAQAAAVGFPHSVLQPLPKRPALEKSSWASSLLSPSFLHYQQALANAQLQQSTAAFYPAGSVFCMTPANSMDHPQVTTGSRSQCCRVAAVKDPKQLLCKYSVNTTHNLQQAAC, via the exons ATGGCGTTGAACATTTCTTCAGTAAGAGACACGAAATGGCTAACTCTGGAAGTCTGTCGACAGTTTCAGCGAGGAAACTGTTCACGTAGTGATGAGGAATGCAAATTTGCTCATCCACCGAAGAGCTGCCAAGTTGAAAATGGGAGGGTTATCGCCTGCTTTGACTCACTGAAG GGCCGCTGCTCAAGAGAAAACTGCAAGTATCTTCATCCACCTTCACACTTAAAAACCCAGTTAGAGATAAACGGACGCAACAATCTTATCCAGcagaagacagcagcagccgTGCTGGCCCAACAGATGCAGCTCATGATCCCAGGACCCAGCCTGCAGCCTGTG GGTCTTGGCACGAATACTGGTCTTTGTTATGGATCATACATGTCACCGTTGAGCCATGGAGTGAGCCTCGTCCAGACAGACAACCTCCCTAGCACCCCGGTTCTTGTTCCAGGGAGCCCACCTATCACAGTCCAGagttcctcctcttcttcatgttCCTCTTCCCCCTCACAGAAGCTGCAGCGTACAGACAAACTAGAG GTGTGCCGCGAGTTTCAGCGTGGAACCTGTGCAAGAGGGGAGACAGATTGCCGTTTTGCTCATCCGAGTGACAGTCCAATGATTGACACCACTGataacactgtcactgtgtgcatgGACTACATCAAGAGCCGCTGCTCCAGGGAGAAGTGCAAGTATTTTCACCCGCCTGCACATTTGCAGGCCAAAATCAAAACCAGTCAACAGCAAGTCAGTCAGACAGCCGTGGCAGCCCAGGCTGCAGCAGTG GGCTTTCCCCACAGTGTCCTGCAACCCCTACCAAAGAGACCAGCACTTGAGAAGAGCAGCTGGGCCAGCTCTCTCCTCAGCCCCAGTTTTTTGCACTACCAACAGGCTCTGGCCAAcgcacagctgcagcagtccaCTGCTGCATTTTATCCTGCAG GTTCTGTCTTTTGCATGACTCCCGCGAACAGCATGG ATCATCCTCAAGTAACCACCGGGAGCAGAAGTCAGTGTTGCCGTGTTGCTGCTGTCAAAGACCCCAAACAACTGCTCTGTAAATACTCTGTTAACACCACACACAACCTACAACAAGCTGCATGCTGA
- the rap2aa gene encoding ras-related protein Rap-2a, translated as MREYKVVVLGSGGVGKSALTVQFVTGTFIEKYDPTIEDFYRKEIEVDSSPSVLEILDTAGTEQFASMRDLYIKNGQGFILVYSLVNQQSFQDIKPMRDQIIRVKRYEKVPVILVGNKVDLESEREVSSSEGQALAEEWGCPFMETSAKSKTMVDELFAEIVRQMDYAAQPDKDDPCCSSCNIQ; from the exons ATGCGCGAGTACAAAGTGGTGGTCCTGGGCAGCGGTGGGGTCGGGAAATCCGCCCTCACCGTGCAGTTCGTCACCGGGACGTTCATTGAGAAGTACGACCCCACTATAGAGGATTTCTACCGCAAGGAGATCGAGGTGGACTCCTCACCCTCGGTGCTGGAGATCCTTGACACCGCCGGTACCGAGCAGTTCGCCTCCATGCGGGACCTTTACATCAAGAACGGGCAAGGATTCATACTGGTCTACAGCCTCGTCAACCAGCAGAGCTTCCAGGACATAAAGCCGATGAGAGATCAGATCATAAGAGTGAAAAG gtaCGAGAAGGTTCCTGTGATCCTGGTGGGGAACAAGGTTGACCTGGAGAGCGAGCGGGAGGTGTCGTCCAGCGAAGGTCAGGCCCTCGCCGAGGAGTGGGGCTGCCCGTTCATGGAGACCTCGGCCAAAAGCAAAACCATGGTAGATGAACTGTTCGCTGAGATCGTTCGGCAGATGGACTACGCCGCCCAGCCGGACAAAGATGacccctgctgctcctcttgcAATATACAATAG